One Phycisphaera mikurensis NBRC 102666 DNA window includes the following coding sequences:
- a CDS encoding c-type cytochrome, with translation MKLPLHLPSPPRPLVFVLLLGAVTSLVPLTLFLMHSTSYHKEPRIHLFQDMDNQVKHKAQGASALFADGRAMRPAVPGAVGRGQLGDDDHLNRGFELVEAAATEENPSGTTTHYLTGFPEEITVDELFVKHGQERYDAMCSLCHGLDGRGNGPVHQRAQQLMTSGRGLGTVWVPPASLMKLEGDKLAYGPELYSEGHLYNTIANGKGSMAGYAHAMPVEDRWAVVAYIRALQEAQRADVLAEAAEAEAAGEESDAAAEPDIPEAILNPPEPTVVANEGDPAVPGLGADSSTDASPSDNAEEDASAPDGVGEGIGAE, from the coding sequence CCCTCCACCTGCCCTCGCCCCCGCGGCCCCTCGTCTTCGTGCTGCTGCTCGGCGCCGTCACGTCGCTGGTTCCGCTGACGCTGTTCCTGATGCACTCCACGAGCTACCACAAGGAGCCGCGGATCCACCTGTTCCAGGACATGGACAACCAGGTGAAGCACAAGGCACAGGGCGCCTCCGCGCTCTTCGCCGACGGCCGGGCGATGCGTCCGGCGGTGCCCGGAGCCGTCGGGCGGGGGCAGCTCGGCGACGACGACCACCTCAACCGCGGCTTCGAGCTGGTGGAGGCCGCCGCCACCGAGGAGAACCCCTCCGGCACGACCACCCACTACCTGACGGGCTTCCCGGAAGAGATCACGGTGGACGAGCTGTTCGTCAAGCACGGCCAGGAGCGCTACGACGCGATGTGCAGCCTCTGCCACGGCCTCGACGGCCGCGGCAACGGGCCGGTCCACCAGCGGGCGCAGCAGCTGATGACCTCCGGCCGCGGGCTCGGCACCGTCTGGGTGCCGCCCGCCAGCTTGATGAAGCTCGAGGGCGACAAACTCGCCTACGGCCCGGAGCTGTACAGCGAGGGGCACCTCTACAACACGATCGCCAACGGCAAGGGCAGCATGGCCGGTTACGCCCACGCGATGCCGGTCGAGGACCGCTGGGCGGTCGTCGCCTACATCCGCGCCCTCCAGGAAGCTCAGAGAGCGGACGTGCTCGCGGAGGCGGCCGAAGCGGAGGCGGCGGGGGAGGAGTCCGACGCCGCCGCAGAGCCCGACATCCCCGAAGCGATCCTCAACCCGCCCGAGCCGACGGTCGTCGCCAACGAGGGCGACCCCGCCGTGCCCGGGCTCGGCGCCGACAGCAGCACCGACGCTTCGCCTTCCGACAACGCCGAGGAAGACGCCTCCGCGCCCGACGGCGTGGGCGAGGGCATCGGCGCCGAGTAG